The proteins below are encoded in one region of Hordeum vulgare subsp. vulgare chromosome 3H, MorexV3_pseudomolecules_assembly, whole genome shotgun sequence:
- the LOC123445307 gene encoding phosphatidylinositol transfer protein PDR16-like has translation MASSVGEGGDAGEGEWLKVAELKAMAEAQDPHVKEVDNMTLRRFLRARDHDVCKASAMLLKYVAWRREAVPGGVGGVMPADLVRTELSQDKARMGGVDRAGRPVLLVFPAKHFSADRDMAEHKRLVVYLLDRISARIPRGQDKFMCIVDLKGWGYANSDVRAYIAAIEIMQGYYPERLGKALMVHVPYIFMKAWKMVYPFIDTNTRDKFVFVDDKNLEETLRREMDESQVPEMYGGKLPIAPLTDD, from the exons ATGGCGAGCAGCGTTGGAGAAGGAGGGGACGCAGGGGAAGGGGAGTGGCTCAAGGTCGCCGAGCTGAAGGCCATGGCGGAGGCCCAGGACCCGCATGTTAAG GAGGTGGACAACATGACGCTGCGGAGGTTCCTGCGCGCGCGCGACCACGACGTGTGCAAGGCCTCGGCCATGCTGCTCAAGTACGTGGCGTGGAGGCGGGAGGCCGTGCCGGGCGGCGTGGGCGGCGTGATGCCGGCCGATCTGGTGCGGACGGAGCTGTCGCAGGACAAGGCCCGCATGGGCGGCGTCGACCGCGCCGGCCGCCCCGTCCTGCTCGTCTTCCCCGCCAAGCACTTCTCCGCCGACCGCGACATGGCCGAGCACAAgc ggCTTGTTGTGTACCTGCTGGACAGGATCAGTGCGAGGATCCCGCGGGGGCAGGACAAGTTCATGTGCATCGTGGACCTCAAGGGGTGGGGTTACGCAAACTCGGACGTGCGCGCGTACATCGCGGCCATCGAGATCATGCAGGGCTACTACCCGGAGCGGCTGGGCAAGGCGCTCATGGTCCACGTGCCCTACATCTTCATGAAGGCCTGGAAGATGGTGTACCCTTTCATCGACACCAACACCAGGGACAAG TTCGTGTTCGTGGATGACAAGAACCTGGAGGAGACGCTGCGGCGGGAGATGGACGAGAGCCAGGTGCCGGAGATGTACGGCGGGAAGCTGCCCATTGCCCCCCTCACCGACGACTAG
- the LOC123440735 gene encoding uncharacterized protein LOC123440735 isoform X2 yields the protein MQPTRPTTSRGTENHCALSSRSYSTGLAAWPNKVKHVLHTSPRQGLLRAPQVLTVPVRRRGAAGEERRSMASSVGGDAGEGEWLKVTELRAMAEAQDPHVKEVDNLTLRRFLRARGHVVGKASAMLLKFMAWRREAVPGGVMPPELVRTELSREMASLGGVDRSGRPVLLAFPAKHFSANRDMAGFKRYIVYLLDSICAKYALFSYQETDEHNLWQGLAWH from the exons ATGCAACCCACGCGACCGACGACGAGCAGGGGAACGGAGAATCACTGCGCGCTCTCCTCCCGCTCATATTCCACCGGTCTCGCAGCGTGGCCTAACAAAGTCAAGCACGTGTTGCATACCAGTC CCAGGCAGGGACTCCTCCGCGCTCCACAAGTGCTCACCGTACCAGTAAGAAGGAGAGGAGCGGCCGGGGAGGAGAGGAGATCCATGGCGAGCAGCGTGGGGGGAGATGCCGGGGAAGGGGAGTGGCTCAAGGTCACCGAGCTGAGGGCCATGGCGGAAGCTCAGGACCCGCATGTCAAG GAGGTGGACAACCTGACGCTCCGGAGGTTCCTGCGGGCTCGCGGCCATGTCGTCGGCAAGGCCTCGGCGATGCTCCTCAAGTTCATGGCGTGGAGGCGGGAGGCCGTGCCGGGCGGCGTCATGCCGCCGGAGCTTGTGCGGACGGAGCTGTCGCGCGAGATGGCCTCCCTGGGCGGCGTCGACCGCTCCGGCCGCCCCGTCCTGCTCGCCTTCCCGGCCAAGCACTTCTCCGCCAACCGGGACATGGCCGGCTTCAAAC GTTATATTGTCTACTTGCTCGACAGCATCTGCGCCAAGTACGCACTTTTTTCCTATCAAGAAACAGATGAGCACAATTTGTGGCAGGGTTTAGCGTGGCACTGA
- the LOC123440735 gene encoding phosphatidylinositol transfer protein 3-like isoform X1, whose protein sequence is MASSVGGDAGEGEWLKVTELRAMAEAQDPHVKEVDNLTLRRFLRARGHVVGKASAMLLKFMAWRREAVPGGVMPPELVRTELSREMASLGGVDRSGRPVLLAFPAKHFSANRDMAGFKRYIVYLLDSICAKIPRGRQEKFLCIVDLKGWGYANCDVRAYIAAIEIMQSYYPERLGKALMIHVPYLFMKAWKMVQPFIDANTKDKFVFVDDKSLEETLRREMDDGQLPEMYGGKLAIVPLE, encoded by the exons ATGGCGAGCAGCGTGGGGGGAGATGCCGGGGAAGGGGAGTGGCTCAAGGTCACCGAGCTGAGGGCCATGGCGGAAGCTCAGGACCCGCATGTCAAG GAGGTGGACAACCTGACGCTCCGGAGGTTCCTGCGGGCTCGCGGCCATGTCGTCGGCAAGGCCTCGGCGATGCTCCTCAAGTTCATGGCGTGGAGGCGGGAGGCCGTGCCGGGCGGCGTCATGCCGCCGGAGCTTGTGCGGACGGAGCTGTCGCGCGAGATGGCCTCCCTGGGCGGCGTCGACCGCTCCGGCCGCCCCGTCCTGCTCGCCTTCCCGGCCAAGCACTTCTCCGCCAACCGGGACATGGCCGGCTTCAAAC GTTATATTGTCTACTTGCTCGACAGCATCTGCGCCAA GATCCCCAGAGGCCGGCAGGAGAAGTTTCTGTGCATCGTGGACCTCAAGGGGTGGGGGTACGCCAACTGCGACGTGCGCGCCTACATCGCGGCCATCGAGATCATGCAGAGCTACTACCCGGAGCGGCTGGGCAAGGCGCTCATGATCCACGTGCCTTACCTGTTCATGAAGGCGTGGAAGATGGTGCAGCCCTTCATCGACGCCAACACCAAGGACAAG TTCGTGTTTGTGGACGACAAGAGCTTGGAGGAGACGCTGCGGCGGGAGATGGACGACGGCCAGCTCCCGGAGATGTACGGCGGGAAGTTGGCCATTGTTCCCCTCGAGTAG